One genomic segment of Amycolatopsis sp. WQ 127309 includes these proteins:
- a CDS encoding urea amidolyase associated protein UAAP2 produces the protein MSTAYESQLELTFDVPARAPFSLVLKQGQELSIVDLGGNQAVDFLCYDANDTAKRYSAAATIAAQRNIFLTTGSVLRTQEGAPLLTVVADTCGRHDTLGGACSKESNSLRYGQHTRFQHACVENFLGEGAKWGLGKRDLVSNVNWYMNVPVEADGTLGIVDGISAPGLEVRLRAETDVLVLVSNCPQINNPCNGFDPTPVRLVVTAAGGGV, from the coding sequence GTGAGCACCGCGTACGAGTCCCAGCTGGAGCTCACCTTCGACGTCCCCGCACGGGCGCCGTTCTCCCTCGTGCTGAAGCAGGGGCAGGAACTGTCGATCGTCGACCTCGGCGGCAACCAGGCCGTCGACTTCCTCTGCTACGACGCGAACGACACGGCGAAGCGCTACAGCGCCGCGGCGACGATCGCCGCGCAGCGCAACATCTTCCTGACCACCGGCAGCGTGCTGCGCACCCAGGAGGGCGCGCCGCTGCTGACCGTCGTCGCCGACACCTGCGGGCGCCACGACACGCTCGGCGGCGCGTGCAGCAAGGAGTCCAACAGCCTCCGCTACGGCCAGCACACCCGGTTCCAGCACGCCTGCGTCGAGAACTTCCTCGGCGAAGGCGCGAAGTGGGGGCTCGGCAAGCGCGACCTCGTCAGCAACGTCAACTGGTACATGAACGTGCCGGTCGAGGCGGACGGCACCCTCGGCATCGTCGACGGGATCTCCGCGCCCGGCCTGGAGGTCCGGCTGCGCGCCGAGACCGACGTCCTGGTGCTGGTGTCGAACTGCCCGCAGATCAACAACCCGTGCAACGGGTTCGACCCGACGCCGGTCCGGCTGGTCGTGACGGCTGCCGGAGGCGGGGTGTGA
- a CDS encoding urea amidolyase associated protein UAAP1 has translation MSTTATTYGARDHARAQAGTVVDTMPSIPASTWPSPPPGVAPEALTWAETVAGGGYTHKVLARGTRLRLTDVEGDACAHLLLFNADQPWERLNVADTVKVQWNAYLGGSVALLSDQARVLATIVADSSGRHDALCGTSTVDGNTEHYGDGAPQGPSPAGLPLFTLAAAKNGLGPRDLPPSLSFFQGVRVGAAGELEFTGSAGAGKSVDLRIEIPSIALLVNVPHPVDPRPGYTATKLEVLAWRDQPSTPDSPEWTHTPESQRAFENTADYLAARGIA, from the coding sequence ATGAGCACGACCGCGACCACCTACGGCGCGCGTGACCACGCCCGCGCCCAGGCGGGCACCGTCGTCGACACGATGCCGTCGATCCCGGCGAGCACGTGGCCGTCACCGCCACCGGGGGTCGCACCCGAGGCGCTGACCTGGGCCGAGACGGTCGCCGGTGGCGGGTACACGCACAAGGTGCTGGCCCGGGGCACCCGGCTGCGGCTCACCGACGTCGAGGGCGACGCGTGCGCGCACCTGCTGCTGTTCAACGCCGATCAGCCCTGGGAGCGGCTCAACGTCGCCGACACGGTGAAGGTGCAGTGGAACGCCTACCTCGGCGGGTCCGTGGCGCTGCTGTCGGACCAGGCCCGGGTGCTCGCGACGATCGTCGCGGACTCGAGCGGCCGGCACGACGCGCTGTGCGGGACGTCCACTGTGGACGGCAACACCGAACACTACGGCGACGGCGCCCCGCAGGGCCCCTCCCCCGCCGGGCTCCCGCTGTTCACGTTGGCCGCGGCGAAGAACGGGCTCGGCCCGCGCGATCTGCCGCCGAGTCTCTCGTTCTTCCAGGGCGTGCGCGTGGGTGCCGCGGGCGAGCTGGAGTTCACCGGCTCCGCGGGCGCCGGGAAGTCCGTCGACCTGCGGATCGAGATCCCGTCGATCGCGCTGCTCGTGAACGTGCCGCACCCGGTCGACCCGCGGCCGGGCTACACGGCGACCAAGCTCGAAGTGCTCGCCTGGCGCGATCAGCCGTCCACTCCGGACAGTCCCGAATGGACGCACACGCCCGAATCGCAGCGCGCTTTCGAGAACACCGCCGACTACCTGGCCGCGAGGGGGATCGCGTGA
- a CDS encoding TetR/AcrR family transcriptional regulator encodes MVKGAGVGRPRASGAAANRPDARQAVLDAAGELFTGAGYAATTTRAIAERAGLRQASLYYHFPAKEDILAALLAGTVRPSLVLAAQLVAGDAPVAVRLWALAYADIGLLGGARHNLGALYLLPEVSSPNLARFRAERAELKAAYGDLLAAAGIVPAAVRTDLVFGLVESIAVIRRDDPELDVEAHTREGADGVVRLAGLPEPTEELRARGHALLATPTE; translated from the coding sequence GTGGTCAAAGGGGCGGGGGTCGGCAGACCCAGGGCGAGTGGCGCGGCGGCGAACCGCCCGGACGCGCGGCAGGCCGTGCTCGACGCGGCGGGGGAGCTGTTCACCGGAGCCGGTTACGCGGCGACGACGACCCGCGCGATCGCCGAGCGGGCCGGGCTGCGCCAGGCGTCGCTCTACTACCACTTCCCGGCGAAGGAGGACATCCTCGCCGCGCTGCTGGCCGGGACGGTCCGCCCGTCGCTGGTCCTGGCCGCGCAGCTGGTCGCCGGGGACGCGCCGGTGGCCGTCCGGCTGTGGGCCCTGGCCTACGCGGACATCGGCCTGCTCGGCGGCGCCCGGCACAACCTGGGCGCGCTGTACCTGCTGCCCGAGGTCAGCTCACCCAACCTGGCCCGCTTCCGCGCCGAGCGCGCGGAGCTGAAGGCGGCCTACGGCGACCTGCTCGCGGCGGCGGGCATCGTCCCGGCGGCCGTCCGCACGGACCTCGTTTTCGGCCTGGTGGAGAGCATCGCGGTGATCCGCCGCGACGACCCGGAGCTGGACGTCGAGGCCCACACGCGCGAAGGCGCCGACGGCGTCGTCCGGCTGGCCGGGCTGCCGGAGCCGACCGAAGAACTGCGAGCGCGGGGCCACGCCCTCCTGGCGACGCCGACCGAATAG
- a CDS encoding HRDC domain-containing protein → MEIESAGGPVLLREPAEGTPPVVTDRAALLEACARLAAGTGAVAVDTERASGYRYWPKAYLVQLRREGSGTVLIDPTELDDLTPLKNVLNSLEWVLHAASQDLPCLAELDLHPAALFDTELAGRLAGYERVALGTLVELLLGYTLEKGHSAADWSKRPLPVDWLNYAALDVELLIQLREKLEAELGAQGKLEWAQQEFDAVRTAPPPAPRAEPWRRTSGVHKIRNPRGLAVVRELWQARDELARKRDRAPSRILPDSAIINAVTADPKTVEELQALPVFSGRVQRKYTASWLRHLQAAKALPASELPSPSQATDGPPPVNRWADKDPDAAARLSAARAALSAIAEDRRLPVENLLLPDLVRRTCWRPPAQLDEDTVADVLRAGGARPWQVELTASALSKALHAAAA, encoded by the coding sequence ATGGAGATCGAGTCCGCAGGCGGACCCGTGCTGCTACGCGAGCCCGCCGAGGGCACACCTCCGGTGGTCACCGACCGGGCCGCACTGCTCGAAGCCTGTGCGCGGCTCGCCGCGGGCACCGGAGCCGTCGCCGTCGACACCGAACGCGCGTCCGGCTACCGGTACTGGCCCAAGGCCTATCTCGTCCAGCTGCGACGTGAGGGTTCCGGCACGGTCCTGATCGACCCGACCGAGCTCGACGACCTCACCCCGCTGAAGAACGTCCTCAACTCCCTGGAGTGGGTGCTGCACGCGGCCTCCCAGGACCTTCCCTGTCTCGCCGAGCTGGACCTGCACCCGGCGGCGCTGTTCGACACCGAACTCGCCGGCCGCCTCGCGGGCTACGAGCGTGTCGCGCTCGGGACGCTCGTCGAGCTGCTGCTCGGTTACACCCTCGAAAAGGGGCACAGCGCGGCCGACTGGTCGAAGCGGCCTCTGCCGGTCGACTGGCTGAACTACGCCGCCCTCGACGTCGAGCTGCTCATCCAGCTGCGCGAAAAGCTGGAAGCGGAGCTGGGCGCCCAGGGCAAGCTGGAGTGGGCGCAGCAGGAGTTCGACGCCGTCCGCACCGCGCCGCCGCCCGCACCGCGGGCCGAGCCGTGGCGCCGGACGTCCGGGGTGCACAAGATCCGCAACCCGCGCGGTCTCGCCGTGGTGCGCGAGCTGTGGCAGGCGCGTGACGAGCTGGCCCGCAAGCGCGACCGCGCGCCGAGCCGGATCCTGCCGGACAGCGCGATCATCAACGCCGTCACGGCCGACCCGAAGACGGTCGAAGAGCTGCAGGCGCTGCCGGTGTTCAGCGGCCGCGTCCAGCGCAAGTACACCGCGAGCTGGCTGCGGCACCTGCAGGCGGCCAAGGCGCTGCCGGCGAGCGAGCTGCCGTCGCCGTCGCAGGCCACCGACGGCCCGCCGCCGGTGAACCGCTGGGCGGACAAGGACCCGGACGCCGCGGCCCGGCTGTCGGCGGCCCGCGCGGCCCTGTCGGCGATCGCGGAGGACCGCCGGCTGCCGGTGGAGAACCTGCTGCTGCCGGACCTGGTCCGCCGCACCTGCTGGCGGCCCCCGGCCCAGCTGGACGAGGACACCGTCGCCGACGTCCTGCGCGCGGGCGGAGCCCGCCCCTGGCAGGTCGAGCTGACGGCGTCGGCGCTGAGCAAGGCCCTCCACGCCGCGGCGGCCTGA
- a CDS encoding response regulator transcription factor, with translation MATVGISQAVRSTPAGALPASMVPHPREELFSVLVVDDHPLLREAIAARLAQMGAGTVHEAATVAEARARAQATGPCDLAILDLGLPDGSGIELVTELRSHGWPRVVVLASSDDPYAVRSAFQAGAQAYLLKSASPVVVTDGVRRVLEGGVYADPSVAPVLATGTRVAGTDNTPRELSAREVEVLQLVADGQSNKEIGEELSLSALTVKSHLSRIGRKLGTGDRAQMVALAMRAGVIR, from the coding sequence GTGGCTACCGTCGGCATTTCTCAGGCCGTCCGATCCACGCCAGCCGGTGCTTTGCCGGCGAGCATGGTTCCGCACCCGCGGGAAGAGCTTTTTTCCGTGTTGGTGGTCGATGACCACCCGCTGTTGAGGGAGGCAATCGCAGCAAGACTCGCACAGATGGGTGCGGGTACCGTTCACGAAGCCGCCACGGTGGCCGAAGCGAGGGCGCGAGCACAGGCCACAGGGCCCTGTGACCTGGCGATCCTCGATCTCGGACTGCCGGACGGCAGCGGCATCGAACTGGTTACGGAACTTCGTAGCCACGGGTGGCCGCGCGTGGTGGTTCTCGCATCTTCGGACGACCCGTACGCGGTCCGCTCGGCCTTCCAGGCCGGGGCCCAGGCGTACCTGCTGAAGTCCGCGTCGCCGGTCGTAGTGACCGATGGCGTGCGGCGTGTGCTCGAAGGCGGCGTTTACGCCGACCCGAGCGTGGCTCCGGTGCTCGCCACCGGGACCCGCGTCGCCGGCACCGACAACACCCCGCGCGAGCTTTCCGCTCGTGAGGTGGAGGTGCTCCAGCTGGTCGCCGACGGACAGTCCAACAAGGAGATCGGCGAGGAACTTTCCCTCTCCGCCCTCACCGTCAAGTCCCACCTGTCTCGGATCGGGCGCAAGCTCGGCACGGGCGACCGGGCTCAGATGGTTGCGCTGGCCATGCGAGCCGGCGTCATCCGCTGA
- a CDS encoding DUF3000 domain-containing protein, producing MTATTPVPELFREAVASLQSVRPRREVLLERMRAPQRLAPFSYAVSCEVAGPADVLASGRLVLLHDPDGQEGWDGVLRLVMYVRAELDRELATDPFLPGVGWSWLTDALEVSGASWKALGGTVTETSSARFGDISGPARTDDLELRASWTPIDGALLPHGQAFCQVMASVVGLPPVGVTLFGQRQNS from the coding sequence GTGACCGCGACGACTCCAGTGCCCGAACTCTTCCGCGAAGCCGTCGCGTCGCTGCAGTCCGTCCGGCCCCGCCGGGAGGTGCTGCTCGAGCGGATGCGGGCGCCGCAGCGGCTCGCACCGTTCTCCTACGCGGTGAGCTGCGAGGTCGCCGGTCCCGCCGACGTGCTGGCCTCGGGCCGGCTGGTCCTGCTGCACGACCCGGACGGCCAGGAAGGCTGGGACGGTGTCCTGCGCCTCGTCATGTACGTGCGCGCGGAGCTGGACCGCGAACTGGCGACCGATCCCTTCCTCCCCGGCGTCGGCTGGTCGTGGCTGACCGACGCCCTCGAGGTGTCCGGCGCGAGCTGGAAGGCGCTGGGCGGCACGGTCACCGAGACGTCGTCGGCCCGCTTCGGCGACATCTCCGGCCCGGCCCGCACCGACGACCTCGAGCTGCGGGCGTCCTGGACGCCCATCGACGGCGCGCTGCTGCCCCACGGGCAGGCGTTCTGCCAGGTGATGGCGAGCGTCGTCGGCCTGCCGCCGGTCGGCGTGACGCTCTTCGGGCAGCGTCAGAACTCCTGA